The following is a genomic window from Chitinophaga caseinilytica.
CCACCACATTCCCGGGCCCGAGCGTATAGACTTTCACTTCGCTCAGCAGTTCGATGATGGATTTGGCGGGAATGGCCACCTGGTTTTCGCCGGTCTTGAACTGCATTTGCAACGAAGCCGTCATGCCCGATTTCAGTTGTCCGCTTTTGTTGGGGAACGTAAGCCTGACGCGGATCGTGCCCGTTTGGGCGTCTACCACGTTGTTCACCAACAGGATCCTTCCCGGTTCGGGATAAGGTTCGCCGCCGGGGAAGGTGAGGTAGTATTGATGATCGCTCCCTTTATCGCCGACATCTTTACGGAATTCGTTGTAGCGCGTTTGCGGGATGTCGATATCGGCGAAGATGGGATCTTCGTTGACGAGGGTGTTCACGACGGTGGAGCCGGCGGTCACCAGGTCGCCGATGCGCAGCTGCGCGATGCCGATCTTCCCGGCGATGGGCGCGCGCAGAACGGCGTGGCTGATATCCGTTCCCGAGCGGGCGCGGGTGGCGCGGGCCTGTGCCAGCAAGGCTTCTGAAGTTTGTACGGCCGTAGTGGCCTGGTCTACGGTCTGTTTGGAAATCGCGTCTTTTTTGAGCAGGTTGGAATAACGTTCCAGGTCGCGTTTTTTCAGCGCCAGGTCGGCCTCCGCCTGGATGACGGCGGCATTGGCCTGGTCGTAGGCGGCCTGGCTGCGGCTTTTATCGACTTCGTACAGCGCCTGTCCTTTCGAAACGGTGCTGCCGTCTTTGGCGTGTATTTTCTGGAGGAACCCTGTCACGTCAGACCGGATATCGATGGTGTTGTTGCCCGTGAGCACGGCGGGGAAGCTTTCGGTGACGGTATAGCTGGCGGTTTTGACTTCGAAAACGGTGACGGGCACTTTGGGCCTGCCGCCCGCCATTTGCTGCTGGGCCTGTTTGCCCTTGCAGGCCACCGCCAGCACAGGGATCAGCAAGATATAAAGGTTCCGGTAAGGTTGCATAACAAGGAGTTTATTCCGCTTTTATTTTACCCATCGCCTGATCCAGTTGCACTTTACTGATGAGGGTATTGATCAATGCATTGATGTAATCGTTTTGCGCCGTTTTCAGCTCGCTGTCGGCCGAAAGCACGTCGAGGCTCGTGGCCACGCCTTCCTCGTATTTCAGCACCACACGGTCGTACACGCCCTGCGTGAGCTCCATGTTCTTTTGCTGGGTGTTGAGCGAAGCGAGGTTGTTGCGGTATTGCGTCCAGTTGTTGCGCACTTCCAGCTGGATCTGCTGCGCCAGGTAATTCAGCGAATTCTGGCTTTGCTGCAGTGTGATTTCGCGTTGCCTGGCGGCGTAGATCCTTTCCGTTCCGGTGAAGATCGGCCAGGTGAGGCGGACGCCGAGGGCGGAGGTGCCGAATCCTTTTTTATACAGGTCCCCGAAATCTTCGGAGAACCAGTTGAACCCATAATTAACAAATGCGTTGAGGGTGGGGATGATCTCCAGCTTTTTGCTTTTGAGGTTGAGCCTGTCCAGTTCCACCTGCACGCGCTGCATGGCGTATTCCGGGCGGTCCATGAATTTATAGTTCATGCTGTCGGGCATATCGTCGGTAAACGAGCGGATGTCTTCCGTGAGGGTGATGGCCGAATCTACGGGCATGCCCATCTGGAATTTGAGGACGTCGTAAGTGTAATCCAGTTGCCGCTGGAGGTTGGCGCGCTGGGTCTCGACATTGTTGAAGGATGTCTGGATCCTGTCTACATCGATCCTTTCGCCGACGCCTTCGTCGTACCGTGCCCGTGTGTCTTTCAGCGTTTTGCCGAACTGGGCGAGGTTGGCGTCTACCAGGCGGATGCTTTCCTGGGAAACGAGCACGTTGAAATAGGCGACGCTTACCTGCACGCGGGTGTCTATCGCGGTGCGCTGGTAATCGCGGACGGCCAGTTCATCGTATACCTTGGCGGCTTTGAGGCCGAGGAAGTAATCGCTGTTGATGAGGGTTTGGGTGACTTCCCCGGTTACGCCGGAAGAATATTTGGTGCCGAACTGCACGGGGATTTTGTTGTTGGGATCGCCGGTGAAGTCGGGGATGAGGGAGGTCTGGAGTTTGAGATTATCTGTGAAGTTGCCCGTCACGTTGGCGTGGGGGAGCAGTTTGCCGCGGGTTTCGCGGATTTTTTCGGTAGACATCTGGCGCGACAGCCGGGCGTTAACGACATTGGTCTGGTTGCGGAGGGCGTACTGCACGCATTGTTCCAGTGTGAACGCAGGCCCCCCGGCCGCGGCGCCCTGCTGGGCGGGGGCGCTCCCGGCAACGGTTGTCAGCACAGCGGTCACACAGACCATCCGCCTTATTATGTTCGGGAAACAGCTACTCATACAGGGTTCGTATCCGTTTAACAGCAGCGGGTACATTTCAGAAGAACAATCGTAACGTGAAAAGGTTCAATATGTTAAGGCCGCATCGGGAAAAAGTTTATGGAAAATTGTGAGTCCCACATCTTCCTGTTAAACACAATCGCCATGAATACCTCCCAAATGCCTAAACCCGACTTCCTCGACATCCTCTTCAATTCCCGCAACAAAGATTACGGCGCCTACGATCTCCGCCGCAGGTACGACCGCCGCGTCCGCAACGCTGTGGCCAGTATGGCGGGATTGGTACTCGTTTCAGTAGGTTCCTACCTCTGGGCTACGAACTCCAAAGCCGGTGATGTAAATATCAAGCCTTACGTTGCGCCCATCGAACTGAAAACGGTGGAAATGCCGCCGGAGGAAAAGCCCATCACGCCTCCGCCCACCGTAAAAACGCCGCCCCCGGCGGCCGTAGCCTCCGTAAAATACGTGACGCCCGATATCGTGAAAGACGATAAAGTGAAACCGGAAGATGAATTACAGGAAATAGAAGACCTGAAAAAAGATGTAGCCATCGGTACCAAAACCCAGGCCGGCGAGCCCGGTGAATTCGAAAATCCTTTTGAAGGGACCGGCGGCACAGGGACTGTGGTGGAAGCGCCCAAAGTGGAGAAAGAACAAGGCCCCCTGAGCTTCGTGGAGATCATGCCCCAATTCCAGGGCGGAGAAGACGCCATGAACAAGTGGCTCAACAACAACATCCGTTATCCCCACGCGGCGGAAGAAAATGGGATCGAAGGCACGGTATT
Proteins encoded in this region:
- a CDS encoding efflux RND transporter periplasmic adaptor subunit translates to MQPYRNLYILLIPVLAVACKGKQAQQQMAGGRPKVPVTVFEVKTASYTVTESFPAVLTGNNTIDIRSDVTGFLQKIHAKDGSTVSKGQALYEVDKSRSQAAYDQANAAVIQAEADLALKKRDLERYSNLLKKDAISKQTVDQATTAVQTSEALLAQARATRARSGTDISHAVLRAPIAGKIGIAQLRIGDLVTAGSTVVNTLVNEDPIFADIDIPQTRYNEFRKDVGDKGSDHQYYLTFPGGEPYPEPGRILLVNNVVDAQTGTIRVRLTFPNKSGQLKSGMTASLQMQFKTGENQVAIPAKSIIELLSEVKVYTLGPGNVVESKPVQKGSLLDSLQIINSGLQPGDKVITDGLQKIRPGDTVIVK
- a CDS encoding TolC family protein; this translates as MTAVLTTVAGSAPAQQGAAAGGPAFTLEQCVQYALRNQTNVVNARLSRQMSTEKIRETRGKLLPHANVTGNFTDNLKLQTSLIPDFTGDPNNKIPVQFGTKYSSGVTGEVTQTLINSDYFLGLKAAKVYDELAVRDYQRTAIDTRVQVSVAYFNVLVSQESIRLVDANLAQFGKTLKDTRARYDEGVGERIDVDRIQTSFNNVETQRANLQRQLDYTYDVLKFQMGMPVDSAITLTEDIRSFTDDMPDSMNYKFMDRPEYAMQRVQVELDRLNLKSKKLEIIPTLNAFVNYGFNWFSEDFGDLYKKGFGTSALGVRLTWPIFTGTERIYAARQREITLQQSQNSLNYLAQQIQLEVRNNWTQYRNNLASLNTQQKNMELTQGVYDRVVLKYEEGVATSLDVLSADSELKTAQNDYINALINTLISKVQLDQAMGKIKAE
- a CDS encoding energy transducer TonB, which encodes MNTSQMPKPDFLDILFNSRNKDYGAYDLRRRYDRRVRNAVASMAGLVLVSVGSYLWATNSKAGDVNIKPYVAPIELKTVEMPPEEKPITPPPTVKTPPPAAVASVKYVTPDIVKDDKVKPEDELQEIEDLKKDVAIGTKTQAGEPGEFENPFEGTGGTGTVVEAPKVEKEQGPLSFVEIMPQFQGGEDAMNKWLNNNIRYPHAAEENGIEGTVFVKFVVGADGSITNVEIAGTNKVGGGCEDEAIRVIKKMPKWKPGRQNGQSVPVWFNLPIRFKINQ